One genomic segment of Labrus bergylta chromosome 17, fLabBer1.1, whole genome shotgun sequence includes these proteins:
- the marchf5l gene encoding E3 ubiquitin-protein ligase MARCHF5, whose translation MALAEEQPEKHCWVCFATERDDHSAEWVSPCRCKGCTKWIHQSCLQRWLDEKQKGNSGGAVSCPQCGTEYHITFPKMGPLVYFLQQVDRALSRASPFAAVGVVVGTVYWSAVTYGAVTVMQVVGHKKGLYVMERADPLFLLMGLPTIPVVLVLGKMIRWEDYIVRLWQRYKGKLQPGTRRYLPRVPADGPGSGDHLSVSRTLCGALIFPSIASLMGRLLFGRVNANLQRTVLGGIAFVLIKGVMKVYFKQQQYVIQANREIQNYPERNGDGQQDGGDEDTEDSGNE comes from the exons ATGGCCCTCGCTGAGGAGCAGCCCGAGAA gcactGCTGGGTGTGTTTTGCCACTGAGAGAGATGACCACAGTGCAGAGTGGGTGAGCCCCTGCAGGTGTAAAGGCTGCACTAAATGGATCCACCAGTCGTGTCTGCAGCGCTGGCTGGACGAGAAGCAGAAAGGAAACAGTGGAGGAGCGGTGAGCTGCCCGCAGTGTGGCACCGAGTACCACATCACCTTCCCCAAGATGG GCCCGTTGGTGTATTTCCTGCAGCAGGTGGACCGCGCCCTGTCCCGCGCCAGTCCGTTCGCTGCAGTCGGGGTCGTGGTCGGGACGGTGTACTGGTCCGCCGTCACATACGGGGCTGTGACCGTCATGCAG GTGGTGGGGCATAAGAAGGGTCTGTACGTGATGGAGCGAGCCGACCCGCTCTTCCTGCTCATGGGTCTGCCCACCATCCCCGTGGTTCTGGTGCTGGGGAAGATGATCCGCTGGGAGGATTACATCGTGAGGCTGTGGCAGAGATACAAGGGGAAGCTGCAGCCAG GTACCAGACGGTATCTGCCCCGGGTCCCTGCGGACGGGCCAGGATCAGGAGACCACCTCTCAGTGTCGAGGACACTGTGTGGCGCTCTCATCTTCCCCTCCATCGCCAGTCTGATGGGACGGCTGCTGTTTGGACGGGTGAACGCGAACCTTCAGCGCACTGTTCTG GGAGGCATCGCGTTCGTTCTCATCAAAGGCGTGATGAAGGTGTAtttcaaacagcagcagtaCGTCATTCAGGCCAACCGAGAGATCCAAAACTACCCTGAGAGAAACGGAGACGGACAACAGGACGGCGGGGACGAGGACACGGAGGACAGCGGGAACGAGTAG